From the Equus asinus isolate D_3611 breed Donkey chromosome 9, EquAss-T2T_v2, whole genome shotgun sequence genome, the window AGAATGggtatgtgcattttaaaagttGACAGACACTGCCCAATTGCCCTCCAAAAAGATTATATTAACCATACTCCCACTCTTCACTCTCCATCCCCCACATCACAGCTGCACTTCCCTCCTTACCAGCTTACCGTGGTGTTACTCCCTCTCCTACACACGACCTTATTTCCCTTGCCCCTCTGTTTATCCATTGCGCTCATTTAGCAAAAGTTCAGCCCTTGTTAAGCCCAACTCTGCACCTACTTCAAGCCTGTGCCTAAGCCCCTAAACATGGCTGGACAAAACACAAAATCTCCACTTCAAAGGTTTGACCATAAATCTCCAGTGACTCTGAGAACTGCTCAGCAACCGGCCACATTTCTCTGGTTAGTTCACTGTCTTAGTCTCTATCTCCAAGATGACTATTCCACTCCTTTTCCTATCTTCCCAGATCTCCAACACTCCTCCCTCCAGACCTACTCATTCTCAATTGATGACCTcactaaaaaaatagaagcaatcagaagagaatTATCTCCTCTTCTCTGGACAAATGCAGCAACCTACCTGCATCTATATGCATAtactctgccttctttcctattACAATGGACATACCCTACCCTGTGCCTCCATCTGTCCATTCTTCCCTGCATTCTCTTGATGATCCAGGACTGTGCTCTCCCAATTATCCCCTGACAACTCTCAAACTGACATCTCCAGCCTGAGCTCAAACCTCATATAGCCAACTGCTGACTTGATATCACCATTTGAGTGACTAATAAGTATCTCAAACTTGACATATCCAAAACAGGATTGTTAATTCCctaccccaccctccaccccatgtCCCCCAACTCAGTAAATGATACCAGTGTATCACCCTTCACCTTATAGCTTGAACCAAAATTTTGGGATCATCCTTtaccttcccttcccccacacccAATCTAACAGCAAGTCTTGATTGTTCTATCTTCAAATATATGAGGAATCCTACATTTCTCTCTACTCTACTGCTACCTCCATAGTCTCCCATCATCTTTTGACTAGCCTACTGCAACAGCACCCTATATACTCTGTGTGCTTCCACTCTTGCCTCCTACCATCAGTTCACAGCAGAACAGCCAGGGTGATCTTTTTAGAACATAAACCAAATCATGGCATTTCTCTGCTTGAAATTCTCCAATAGCTTTCCTTCATAGgacaaaatccaaactcctcaccATGCCCACAAAGTTCGAGTGCTCTGACCCCTCCCTCTCTTCAGCCTCGTCTCCTACcagtctcttctccttcctgacCATTCCAGAACACTGGCCTTCTGGCTCCTCCTCAATCATGCTAAGATCATTCGCATCCCAGGAattttgtacttgctgttctctcctcctggaatgctcttcctttgGGTCTTCACATGCTGAGCTCCTTCACATTATTCAGGCCTCAGATGTCCCCTCCCCAGCGAGGCCTTTCCAGACCAATCCATCTTAAATAGTGTGCTCACCCCTCCATTACTCTCCATTCCAATATCCCAGTTTATTCCTCTCTATGGCACTTATACTAACTGGCACAGAGAAGAtgcttaatatttttttgagttaatattacttttacagtaaaaattaatttttaaaaattttaactgcagggggctgaccccgtggccgagtggttaagttcgcgcgctccgctgcaggcggcccagtgttttgttggttccaatcctgggcgcggacatggcactgctcatcaaaccatgctgaggcagcatcccacatgtcacaactagaaggacccacaatgaagaatatacaaccatgtaccagggggctttggggagaaaaaggaaaaagtaaaatcttaaaaaaaaaaaaattttaactgcaTGTACAATCACCACATTGTGAATAAACTATAcctaatcaggggccagcctggcggcacagtggttaagtgcacaagttccactttggtagcctggggttcgccagttcggatcccaggtgcagacatggcactgcctggcaagccatgctgtggtaggcatcccacatataaagcagaggaagatgggcacagatgttagctcagggccaggcctcctcagcaaaaagaggaggattggcaggagttagctcagggctaatcttcctcaaaataaataaataaataaactatacCTAATCAAGAAAGACTAGAAGAGAATAGACAAAAGATGAAAGTAGTTAAAATgggaaattgtttttatttacatcatattttaatgttttatatgactgttttataataaaaaacaacagACTTTCTGTCCTAAATGAAAGCTAAGTGAGGCCCTGTCACTGGCAGAGGGTCACCACTGCATAGATCAgttgtgagaaagagaaaagcagcccctGGCACATGGAAGCTGGCCTGGGACTGCCAACTAGGGCTTGGTGTTACtaggagctggcctggcactCACTCCTGGGCCTTGATGTTGTACATAAACATCAGACAAGGCCACTCTGTGACCATGACGGATTAAGACAGAACTAAGACCACTCTGTAATGATAACTGAACACAGACAAAACATGAACACTGCCCAAAACATAAAATACTATACATATCCCACTCCTGGCTAACAAGTGACTATTGCTTCTTTATCAATTTCAGCTTTGGCCCCACTGTAGTCTGTTTTCCCTATAGGTAGTATTTATTAAAATACTGAATTATAGAATTACTCATTTTCTGACAGCATCCAATCCGGAGCAAAACCCTAATTCCTTAAAAACCCTCCAAAATTACCAATACAAGTCCAAATCCTGTAATAAGTCTTTCTAACACTGTCTCCCTGAGATGCCCACAGTTCCCTATGGTGTCCGTTCTCACTTGCTGCAACAAACAATAACCCCAGCTTATTCAACTACTGGTAtgttcctggtggtctttggctgGTGGGCACTGACAGTTGTCATGACTCAGTTGCCATTACAGGTTATGTACAGGCAGAAGTCATACGAGCCTGGCTGGAAAACTGATCCCAGCACACAATCTCAGTGCTGGTTCTCTGATACATTCCCTGACATCCGCTGATTTTATCATCTGCCTCTTTCTCCTAAAAGccagtgaaggaaaaaaaaaaaagtcaagttaaTTAAATGTCCTGGTGAATAATGTTACAATTAATCAAGGATGCCCGGTACagcttcccttcccttccatttCCAAAAGTCACCCTAAGCACAAGGTTAGAGAGGGGCTGAAGGACTGACTCATGGGCAGAGCCTAAGGCAACACTACTCAAGTACTTTAAGCCACATGTTCAAGCCCAATAAATTAGCCCAGGCTTAAAGAAGTCAGGCTGTACACATGTAAGAATTTTAATAAGCTTGGAAAATGCTACCTAGAGCTTATACACAAGCTTACTGTACCAATGGGATTCCCTGCCACCAGCCACGGAGTGCTAAGCCCCTGACAAGAGCTGTAGAGCACATGGGGCAGCAGGGCCAGGGAGTCGGCATGGTCCACTTTCCTCAGAATCTGGAGCCTCACGGTGGAAGGCTGGCAGCCAGATGGACGGAGAGCAGAACAGGGCATGCAGCTCAGCGGAGCCAACGGCATTTACTAGGAAAACATGTCAGAAGTTTCTCTGGTGGAAATCTGGTCCTCACACACCCTTCCAGAAACTAGCAAACACTGTAATCAATGTCTGCATTTATCAAATGCCGGTTTTGTACCCAGAACTGTTAAGTACAATAGAGAGTTATTTAAGCAAACACGGTCTCTGCCTTCTAGATGCTGACAcctaatataaataaaaacaataaatctgTCCAGAGGATTGCCAAACTAACTGAACAAACGTGAAATAGTCAAAAGCACTGACCTTACATAAATGCAATGGAGTAAGAACTGAAGGGGAAGTCATCAGAGATGACTCTCTAAACAAGGTGGGGCCCTAGTGCAACAGTTACCTTGTTACGGCTGAGTGTCCAAGGGGGAGGTCAGCTTTTAAGCAAAGCTTCAATTGGGCTATGCGGCTTGGGGAAAATGAGCCAATCAGAGAAGAGGGTGCACCTTGGGAGATGATTTGGAGACAGACATACAACTacagggagaaagaaaactcAACAACCATCTAAGAAAAGTAGAGGAAATCAGTCAAGCAGGTGTATGTTTCTCAACCGTTTTATACATGCCCCCTTCTGATAAACACACAAGCTCACACTCCATTTGAATGTATTTAGAATTTGAAAAGGAACTAAATATCCTAACCAACACCAAATCAAAGCAATAGTGGTTTCAGAATTTGATTTTCCAAATCATACAAACCATCCCCTTCCCCTGGAGCTGAGAATCACCCAGTGGAGGCAGCACCTGTCAAGAAGGATGGAGTACCTATCACTgaattctttcctcattttttgaggaagattagccctgagctaacatctgccgccaatcatcctctttttgctgaggaagactggccctgagctaacatccgtgcccatctttctctgctttatatgtgggacgcctaccacagcatggcttgcccagcagtgccatgtccgcacccgggatctgaactggcgaaccctgggctgacaaagcggaacgtgcgaacttaaccgctgcaccactaggctggcccctatcaCTGAATTCTTGAGGAAGAGAGGATTTGGATCCTGGATCCACACGGGACCAGACAACCAGTAGTATTAGAAAGAGTTACAGCCTAAGGTGACAAAAATAGACTATGGCATTAGCAAGAACATGTAATAATTACCTGATTAAAATTTTTGAAGGAAAACTCTTTGTAGATGGCATCTCTCTCACTTAATTCCGACCATCCTGCTGCTTTAAGATCAAGTATAACTTGGGTCCTCTCCTCTGCTGTCAACCGGTGAGCGTCTGCTGACTATGGAAACATCACACTTAATATCTGAAATGTAGAGGTTTAGTTAAACTCAAACAAACTTACAGTTCTTTACGTTATGTAGAGATGcaggaaaaaagtcttaaaagcaaCAATTTCCAACCATCTTTGGTTCCTTTGTTCTCAAAAtacaaatttctcaaaaaatacacacaaacactgTTAGCTCTGTACAAAATAAGCTGCCTCCCTGGTATGTTGCCTCGCCAGCCCTCACCACTGCCTCAGACTTCACAATTCAGTTTCTCTGGTTTATTATCCATACAACTGAGATTTATCACCACCACTGGCCGTTCTTACCAATGACCATTACCAATGGCCAGCATTCTAGGACTTGAGAAACTGAAGTAAACACACCCACCCCAGGAATCCCTGAAAGTCCACTGGCAGGACCAGGATTAGAACTCAGGGCTCTAAGCGCCTGGCCTACTGCTCTTCGGAAGGTCCTGCACCACCTTAGTGGCCTTCACTGCTTCCTCACATGAGTCTTAACTATGTGAGTTTACTGTACCCTTTCAGATCTGATGAAAACCAATCcccagaaaggaaaaacaaatgcaCATTTACATAGGATTTTGTATAACAACTTCTGGGGGTCCACAGCCTCTCTAGACTACAGGTGAAAAGCCCTTGCCTTAGTGCAGTGAGTTTTCTCAGGGTCCCAGTAAGACACACTCCCTCCACAGTCTGGCCAGAGCACTGTGTGCACCGTCCACCTTGTTCCTACTCCCTCTGGTGATAAAATTCACAAATCCAGAGTTCTGTTTGTTAACAGGCCCACATTTCCCACGCTATTTGCTTTTTAACTGAAAGAACTCTAAACGTCATGGTCAGAGAAAGAAGGACACTCTAGTAAAAGTGAGAAGAGCTTCGTTCTTATTCCAGCATAAATGCCAACCGACACCTCCTGCCTTACCTCTTTGCAGGGCTACTGTAGGCTCAGGTGAGAGAGGGACTGTCACCCAGAAAGACTGAACTAACATGAGGGCCTCTCATCAAAGAGCAAGCAGGGGCTGAGGTGAATCCTCCACCATGACACTACAACCCACTCCCACTTCAGAAATCCTAAACCCTTGTATCACTGACATTAATGTAATTAAGAGGGCAAAATAAGTAAACTTAAAGACAACTTATTCtatgaagaggggaaaaaaatgtaatgaacCAATTTTCTAGTTTCTCTTCCTTCCTAGGTCAGCTACCCTTCCCCACAactaacaaaagagaaaaatgaaaatacctcttaattaaataaaaatattaagggctTGTTATCAAAAACCATTTACTATTAAGAAACAAAATACCTGTTACTAGTTTTACAATGATGGTTCTGAAAAATTTCACACAAACACCTATTATAGGAAATAGTCTAAAATTCTTATCAAacacttaaatattttaagtcaaTTCACAgtattttgggaaagaaatggaATCATCTGTGTCCACACTGAGCAGTTGCAAAGAAAACTATTAACTGTGCTGTGGGTAATGCAGCAGTCACCTGGAGTCTGTAGAATGTGCTGGGCTGTTTTCCTCTGCAATCCACATCCCCAAGGAGGTCACTCTGTGCTCATCAAAGACATCTGCCCAGAAACAGGGATTGTGTCCAGGACAGTGAAACGGAGCCAGTTCAGCTACATAACACAAAAGGTTCCCTTGGGGATACACCCTCTGCACAACACTTTGTGgtgggtttaattttttttctgtgggAGTTAGGGGGAGGGACAGGCAAAAGCAGAGGATTTGGAGATAGTAAAGTTGATTCAAGACCTAGCTTTGTTACTTTTAGCTGTGGGATGCTGAAAAATCACTGAGCCTCCTCATGTCCATAGTGGGGATATTCCAATATCTACCTGCTGAGATTTTTTCAAAGGCTTAAAGGGATCTTGAATGTGAAGGCGGGCACTCAgcatagagcctggcacatggcagccACTCCAATCACATATTTGCTcattcctccccaaaccccataATTTTACTTGATCACCAGAACCGTGGGTAGTGGCACACCTTGGGACACACCTAGGTGACAGTAAGCACTTGTGTTCTCACCTTAATGGCCACGAAGCAGAGTGTTTATCTTACTCCTTCATCGaactattttaaatttcctgtatTAAAGAATTTCAAACTGTCAAATGGGCCTTTGCTGCACCTTAGGAAAATGAAACGGTGAGTTTAATGCACCATCTTCCCACTAGATGGCGCTGCGTGCTAAAACTTTCCCTCAAGTTCATTGGCCCCAATATACTGATTTGTAAAACAGGAAAACTGACCGAACGCGcctcagaagaggaaagaagacatgtgtcaccaaaaaagataatttattaataattccTCCAAAAGTTAACACCAAAACAAATCAGTTAACTCAACATTCAGTCACCTGGTTTATAGCGAGCGCCCCGCGACGGAGACGGTCCCTGCTCTCAGCGAGCGTACAATCTAGAGGACCGAACAGCACCTCTAGTCACATCAAGTGACCCTAAGCATCAAATACTTTTATAATTACTTTTcatgattactttttttttttttaacaaatctcGTCCTCGTTTGTTTTCCGGTTGGCAATTTCGTAGACTACGAGGGGCTTTTAAGCCAAGGGAAACCGGAAGATGCTGCGGACACCCCGGTCTCCGGCCAGCGCGTGGGCAAGTGCCCGGTGCCCAAAACGTGACTGCCCAGAGTCCGAGGCCGAAAGCCGGGCCCACTTCGGGACCTGCCGGCGCCTCGCGCCCCTCAGTCGGCGCCGCGGAGCCTCGCCCTCCTCCCGCACCGCGGGCCCTGGGCACTCACCATGGCCGCGAGGCTCGGGCTCCGGCCTCGCAGTGCCGCCAACAAGAGCCGCGTCGCCCCGCGCGCTCCCAGCGCCGCCGCCATGGCCGCCGGCCGAGGGCTGCCCGGCGCGCTGCCTGCCCGCCGCCCCGGCCACCTGTCCGCGGGGCCGGTCCCGAGCCGGGGGCCATGCGGCCAGCTCCCAGCCGCCAGCCGCCGGCCCGGCTGCCCCGCACGGCCCAGCCCTGCCGCGCAGGCCCAGGACAGCCCGTCCCCGGAAGGCCCCCAGCAGCATTGATGGTCGCCAACTCTGCGGGCAGCCGGGCGGGCGAGGTGTGGCAGGCCCCCGCAGGCCCCCGCCGGCCCCCGCCGCTCTCAGATCCAGCTCTGCGCCGCTTCCGCACTAACCCGCGCGTGTGCGGGTTTCCGCTCGGGCTGGGGTGGTAGGCCGGCCGGCGGGACGCTAGGGTTCTCTCGGCGCTTAGGCTTGACCTCCGGTTCTGCGCCTCGATGTTGATCCTCGGGTTGCCGCAGGCTCGCGGACGGTCTAACTGTGCTGGGCTCCTTCCCGGGCGGTGGGGCGAACCGTCTGCGCCGGCGGAGGATGTCGAGGACAGGGGCTGGAATTGTTGCGTTGCCGGTGGATGCTTGGGGAccatttccttctctgctctCGGGGGGGCAGTGACCCATAGTGACTCAGATCAGGGGGTTGTAAGTCAGGGAGTCGTGGGTTCGAATGTAAGCTCTAATGTGTCATTACCTAGCTGTCAAGGCTTTGGGCAAGCTGGCTCATCTGCATTTGCCTGTGTAAGAGCATCTGGAATACCTAGGTCAGTGCTTTCTAAAAAGCACAGGCGCAGCCAACAGTAGGCACTCCGGAGATACATGTGGACAGATTTGGATAAGTTTTCTCATCACTTTTTTGGAGAAGAGAggtattctttcttttatatgtgtgtattaatattctcattacttttgcctttttttcttgagatgtaattcacataaaatttaccctttgaaGTGTATAATTCTCTGATTTTTAGTATAtacacttattttttttactaaGTAGTTTAGCCAAATTAATAATATAACCATTTTTGCAGAGGACATAGCAGGACACTTGAGAATATTTAAGAGAGAGAATTTAGTTCAACTTAGTTGTTAGCAGTTTTATTTCCCATAtggattgaaaaaaataaaacctacctCAAAATAGCCTAAAATTCGGACTTATGGCCCAACCCACCTTCTTCCCTTTTGCTCACATGACAAAACTCAGGGGAGAAATCTCACTAGAGACCCTGATTAGATGTCCCTGGTCTCAAGGCATTTATCTAAGATGCtctagtttcctttgcctgatGCCTCAGGTGAACAGAGACTAGGGGTGGAATTAAAGGTAGTATTTCCAATATTTACGTTGGGTGTATATGATCATGAGAAATGCTCTGCAAACTTGCTCATCAAAGTGAGAACTGAAAAATGAACTGGTAAGTGTGAAGTAACAAGTTAGAGACCCCTCATCATTTTCAGTAAGTttactttcattgttttccttccctaaaTCCACTGTATGATACTGTGGCATCTCAGCTCTAGTCTTGAAAGCACCAGCAGCAGGATGCTAGTAAGGCCCAGGGGAAGTGATGTCCACCTTAGGGGATAGGGAGAGCTTCACATGCTGCTCTCCAATTAATAGGATTTAAATCCCTTAGCAAAGATTTACTGGGCATGTCCTCTGTAGTGGACACCGTTGGGAAGAGCAGTCTCCTGCTCAGTCTTTCAAGCCCTGCCCGGCCACATAAGAATGGGCCTTGGGCCTGGAACACTTCCTTACCAATAGACAAAGAGCCCTCACAGCCTGTACCAGGCTTATCACCTTGTATGGGGATATCCTTCCCTGTTTCAGACTCAGTGTGTGCTCCTTTGTTCTGCTTAAGCATGTCTGTCATTAGCCCTGGGGCACGCCCTCCCTTTCAGTATTTCAGACtccatgggggagggggaggggtcctGCTAGAGGGACACTCATAGGCCTTTGGCTGCCAGGGAGCACCCGCTAGCCATGAGGGACTGATGCACACTATTCGAGctgatcttgctctgtctcttctctgtgaATAAAAATGCTGTTCCATCCAGTTCTTGACTGTTGTTTTCTTTGGTGGCTCTGATATCAAGAAGTAGTGGGCTGGGTCGGCCCCGTGGTGgaggcgtgctctgcttccgcagcccagggtttcactggttcagatcctgggcgtggacatggcaccactcatcaggccacgctgaggcagcgtcccacatgccacatctagaaggatccacaactgaaatacacaacaatgtactggggggatttggggaaaaaaagcaggggaaaaaaataaaaagaattagtgGGCAGTAGTTGGCCCTGGTGGCTGGCATTGTGATGACCTTTGCTATCCTCTATGTAGTTGAAGGTGTCCCCCcgaccccaccccccaccccccccccattgCATACTGCTGCGGCAGTGTTTTGCTTGGTGTTCTGCTCAATAGACACCATGCTGGGCTTGGGGTGGTTTAGCCGGTCTTGGAccacttccttctcccttctacTTCCCTCTCCTTCAGCACCAGTGCTTCCCGGGTAACCATCTCACTTGAAcctttcctggaggcaacaaccCTGCTCCAGTTTCCCTCCAGGGGAACCCCATGTAGCTTGTCTCAGGTAAGTGTTAGAAGCAAAGCCACCGATCTGTTGGTCATCCTGGAAgcttttcctcctcccccagacTAAAGTAGGGTCCCATTAGACATCAAAGGTCATGAAAATGCCTGTATCTTTGATAGGATAACTCCCACTCTGGGAATCTGCCCCCAAGGACAGGAGACTATATATAAGCATAAACCCAGCAAAAGAAGACAGGTTAGGTAAAGTAATGCTAAATCTACTCAAAGACCTATTATGTAGCCATGGTTAGGAAAACTATTAGCACCAgtgaaatatttatcatttattaagcaaaaaaaaccaaGGTGCTAATTATAACTACAATTATGGGAAACAGGAGGAAGACTAGAGGGAAATACATACAATGGTCACTCAGGCATAGAAGCAGAGCAGGGTACCATCCCACATAGGGGCTCCAGAGAATGCTTAGGTTTGAAGCTGGATCCCACTACCGGAAGCTGCATTACCAAGAACAAGTTATTTGTGGCCTCATttactcttctgtaaaatgagatatttaataGTAGTGTCAATCTCAGGGCTATAGTACCAGttcatgaaaaactatatgtaaagcatttaaaacagtacctggcacacacaTAGTAATActcaaatgttagttattattataagAGATGGAATTACTGgagggtttttttcttgtaagtATAGATACATGTGAAGTTTCAAAATCCCATCTTCATCAACTTTTACTATGCGTGTaacctgggcaagttatttaacctctctatgcctcactttgttcatctgtaaaatggaaataatgg encodes:
- the PCBD2 gene encoding pterin-4-alpha-carbinolamine dehydratase 2 isoform X4; the encoded protein is MAAALGARGATRLLLAALRGRSPSLAAMSADAHRLTAEERTQVILDLKAAGWSELSERDAIYKEFSFKNFNQAFGFMSRVALQAEKMNHHPEWFNVYNKVQITLTSHDCGGLTKRDVKLAKFIEKAAASV